The following are from one region of the Streptomyces changanensis genome:
- a CDS encoding DUF1349 domain-containing protein has product MTGTKQFPWSDAAWLNPLPRAEPEGDDLLVSTAYASDFWRRTSYGFIRDSGHALLAPLPVGHAVAVTFQADLTTLYDQAGVMVRVDERTWVKAGVEATDGTPHLGAVVTHDTSDWSLAPVPEWAGTSVTVRASRSGDALTIRARASEGPWRMVRLAHMRPDAIAKAGPFCCSPQREGLRVRFTRFVFGPADIGLHETP; this is encoded by the coding sequence ATGACCGGCACCAAACAGTTTCCGTGGAGTGACGCCGCGTGGCTCAACCCGCTGCCGAGGGCGGAACCGGAGGGAGACGACCTGCTGGTGAGCACGGCCTACGCAAGTGATTTCTGGCGCCGTACCAGCTACGGGTTCATCCGGGACAGCGGGCACGCTCTGCTCGCTCCTCTCCCCGTGGGCCACGCGGTCGCGGTGACGTTCCAAGCCGATCTGACCACCCTGTACGACCAGGCGGGAGTCATGGTCCGCGTCGACGAGCGGACCTGGGTGAAAGCGGGCGTGGAGGCGACGGACGGTACGCCGCACCTCGGCGCGGTCGTCACGCACGACACCTCCGACTGGTCTCTGGCCCCCGTCCCCGAGTGGGCGGGAACGTCGGTCACGGTGAGGGCCAGCCGCTCCGGAGACGCGCTCACCATCCGCGCTCGCGCCAGCGAGGGCCCGTGGCGGATGGTCCGACTCGCGCACATGCGGCCGGACGCGATCGCGAAGGCGGGACCCTTCTGCTGCTCGCCGCAACGCGAGGGGTTGCGGGTTCGCTTCACCCGCTTCGTCTTCGGCCCGGCCGACATCGGCCTGCACGAGACTCCGTAG
- a CDS encoding discoidin domain-containing protein: MTLHNWRSRSMSAVIATSLLALGGPLMTAQAAGGPNIAVGDPAAASSALPEYRAAHITDGNQGTYWQSSGSNLPQWVQADLGTSTRVDEVVLKLPAGWESRNQTLSVQGSADGTSFTTLKSSATYSFSPGSGNTVTVGFPAVQARFVRVDITANTGWQAAQLSELEVHAADGTSANLAAGKTLTASSHTEVYAAGNANDGNKATYWESRNNELPQWLRADLGSSVRVDRVVLRLPDGWGARSQTLKVQSSANGTDFTDLTASKAYEFTPSGQNSVTIPFGETTARYIRILVTANTTQPAAQLSELEVYGPATGDTQAPSVPANLAFTEPATGQVKLTWTASSDNTGVTGYDVYANNTLLTSVAGNVTTYTDNRPANQTVTYYVRAKDAAGNQSADSNTVTRRADSGDTQAPTAPANLAFTEPVTGQVKLVWSASIDNTGVTGYDVYANGALLTSVAGNVTTYTDNRPANQTVTYHVRARDAAGNQSVNSNTVTRNGTGSTGSNLAVGKAISASSTVHSFVAANANDNNTSTYWEGAGGSYPQTLTVKLGSNADLDRLVLKLNPDTAWGARNQTIEVLGREQNASGFTSLVTAKSYTFDPAGGNTVTVPVTARVADVQLKFTANSGSSAGQLAEFQVMGVPAPNPDLEVTGLTTSPAAPVESDQITVSATVRNSGPAAAPASAVALRLGGTKVATAQVGALAAGAQTTVSASIGAREAGSYELSAVTDEANAVVEQNETNNTHTSPTALVVKPVTSADVVTTSVTTTPSSPSAGDTVSFKATVKNQGNQATSAGSHGITLNLLDKQGATVKTLTGSYSGSLAAGASTVVTLGPWTAANGSYTVRTVLADDAGELPVKRANNTASQALFVGRGANMPYDMYEAEDGTAGGGAQVVGPNRTVGDIAGEASGRKAVNLDATGEYVEFTTRASTNTLVTRFSIPDAPGGGGIDSTINVYVDGVFKKAMPLTSKYAWLYGAENLPENAPSAGGPRHIYDEAHILLGETVPAGSKIRLQKDAANAAAHYAIDFVNLEQVAPVANPDPAGFVVPAGFGQQDVQNALDKVRMDGTGRLVGVYLPPGDYQTSSKFQVYGKPVQVVGAGPWYTKFHAPAAQNNTDVGFRAEAAAKGSSFRNFAYFGNYTSRIDGPGKVFDFANVTDIEIDNIWNEHMVCLYWGANTDRITIKNSRIRNMFADGINMTNGSTDNHVVNNDARATGDDSFALFSAIDAGGADMKNNVYENLTSTLTWRAAGLAVYGGYSNTFRNIHIADTLVYSGVTISSLDFGYAMNGFGTEPTTLENISIVRAGGHFWGNQTFPGMWLFSASKVFQGIRVNNVDIVDPTYSGIMFQTNYVNGQPQFPIKDTVFTDISITGARKSGDAWDAKSGFGLWANEMPEEKQGPAVGEVTFNGLRMNGNAVDIRNTTSTFKININP, encoded by the coding sequence ATGACACTGCACAACTGGAGATCGCGGAGCATGAGCGCCGTGATCGCGACGAGCCTGCTGGCGCTGGGCGGTCCCCTGATGACCGCACAGGCCGCCGGAGGCCCCAACATCGCGGTGGGCGACCCCGCTGCGGCCAGCAGCGCACTGCCGGAGTACAGGGCCGCGCACATCACCGACGGCAACCAGGGGACGTACTGGCAGAGCTCCGGCTCGAACCTTCCCCAGTGGGTCCAGGCCGACCTCGGTACGAGCACCCGCGTCGACGAGGTCGTCCTCAAGCTCCCGGCGGGCTGGGAGAGCCGCAACCAGACGCTCTCCGTCCAGGGCAGCGCCGACGGCACCAGCTTCACCACCCTCAAGAGTTCGGCCACGTACTCCTTCAGTCCCGGCTCCGGCAACACCGTCACGGTGGGCTTCCCCGCTGTCCAGGCGCGCTTCGTGCGCGTCGACATCACCGCCAACACCGGCTGGCAGGCCGCCCAGCTCTCCGAGCTGGAGGTCCACGCCGCCGACGGCACCTCTGCCAACCTGGCGGCCGGCAAGACCCTGACCGCGAGCAGCCACACCGAGGTGTACGCGGCGGGCAACGCCAACGACGGCAACAAGGCCACGTACTGGGAGAGCCGCAACAACGAGCTGCCCCAGTGGCTCCGGGCCGACCTCGGCTCCTCCGTCCGCGTCGACCGCGTCGTCCTGCGCCTGCCCGACGGCTGGGGCGCGCGCAGCCAGACCCTGAAGGTCCAGAGCAGCGCGAACGGCACGGACTTCACCGACCTCACCGCCTCCAAGGCGTACGAGTTCACCCCCTCCGGCCAGAACTCCGTGACGATCCCCTTCGGCGAGACGACGGCACGGTACATCCGGATCCTGGTCACGGCGAACACCACGCAGCCTGCCGCTCAGCTCTCCGAGCTGGAGGTCTACGGACCGGCCACCGGTGACACGCAGGCGCCGTCGGTTCCGGCGAACCTGGCGTTCACCGAGCCGGCGACCGGTCAGGTGAAGCTGACGTGGACCGCCTCGTCGGACAACACGGGTGTCACCGGCTATGACGTCTACGCGAACAACACGCTGCTGACGAGCGTGGCGGGCAACGTCACCACGTACACGGACAACCGCCCGGCGAACCAGACCGTGACGTACTACGTGCGGGCCAAGGACGCGGCCGGCAACCAGTCCGCCGACAGCAACACCGTCACCCGGCGGGCCGACTCCGGTGACACGCAGGCGCCGACGGCTCCGGCGAACCTGGCGTTCACCGAGCCGGTGACCGGTCAGGTGAAGCTGGTCTGGAGCGCCTCCATCGACAACACGGGTGTCACCGGTTACGACGTCTACGCGAACGGCGCGCTGCTGACGAGCGTGGCGGGCAACGTCACCACGTATACGGACAACCGACCGGCGAACCAGACCGTGACGTACCACGTCAGGGCCAGGGACGCGGCCGGGAACCAGTCCGTGAACAGCAACACCGTCACCCGCAACGGCACCGGCTCCACGGGCTCGAACCTGGCCGTCGGCAAGGCGATCAGCGCTTCCTCCACGGTCCACAGCTTCGTCGCGGCGAACGCCAACGACAACAACACGAGCACCTACTGGGAGGGCGCCGGCGGCAGTTACCCCCAGACCCTCACCGTCAAGCTCGGCTCCAACGCCGACCTCGACCGCCTCGTCCTCAAGCTGAACCCCGACACCGCCTGGGGCGCGCGCAACCAGACCATCGAGGTCCTCGGCCGCGAGCAGAACGCGTCGGGCTTCACGAGCCTGGTCACCGCGAAGAGCTACACCTTCGACCCGGCCGGCGGCAACACCGTGACCGTCCCGGTCACCGCACGTGTCGCCGACGTACAGCTGAAGTTCACCGCCAACTCCGGCTCCTCGGCGGGCCAGCTCGCCGAGTTCCAGGTCATGGGAGTGCCCGCGCCCAACCCGGACCTGGAGGTGACCGGCCTGACCACGTCGCCGGCCGCCCCGGTCGAGTCGGACCAGATCACGGTCAGCGCCACGGTCCGTAACAGCGGCCCGGCCGCCGCGCCCGCCAGCGCCGTCGCACTGCGCCTGGGCGGCACGAAGGTCGCCACCGCACAGGTCGGCGCCCTCGCCGCCGGGGCCCAGACCACCGTCAGCGCCTCCATCGGAGCGCGGGAGGCCGGATCCTACGAGCTGAGCGCGGTCACGGACGAGGCGAACGCGGTCGTCGAGCAGAACGAGACCAACAACACCCACACCAGCCCCACCGCCCTGGTGGTCAAGCCGGTCACCAGCGCCGACGTGGTCACCACCTCGGTCACGACCACCCCGTCCAGCCCGTCCGCCGGGGACACCGTCTCCTTCAAGGCGACGGTGAAGAACCAGGGCAACCAGGCCACCTCGGCGGGCAGCCACGGCATCACCCTGAACCTGCTCGACAAGCAGGGCGCCACAGTCAAGACCCTGACCGGCTCCTACAGCGGCAGCCTCGCCGCAGGCGCCTCCACAGTGGTGACCCTCGGCCCGTGGACCGCCGCCAACGGGTCGTACACGGTGAGGACGGTCCTCGCCGACGACGCCGGCGAACTGCCGGTCAAGCGCGCTAACAACACCGCCTCTCAGGCGCTGTTCGTCGGCCGCGGTGCGAACATGCCGTACGACATGTACGAGGCGGAGGACGGCACGGCCGGTGGCGGGGCCCAGGTCGTCGGCCCGAACCGGACGGTCGGCGACATCGCCGGCGAGGCATCCGGCCGCAAGGCGGTGAACCTGGACGCGACCGGCGAGTACGTCGAGTTCACCACCCGGGCGTCCACGAACACCCTGGTCACCCGCTTCTCGATCCCGGACGCCCCGGGCGGTGGCGGCATCGACTCCACGATCAACGTGTACGTCGACGGCGTCTTCAAGAAGGCCATGCCACTGACCTCGAAGTACGCGTGGCTGTACGGCGCCGAGAACCTCCCCGAGAACGCCCCCTCGGCCGGCGGCCCGCGCCACATCTACGACGAGGCGCACATCCTGCTCGGCGAGACCGTCCCGGCGGGAAGCAAGATCCGCCTCCAGAAGGACGCCGCCAATGCCGCCGCTCACTACGCGATCGACTTTGTCAACCTGGAGCAGGTCGCGCCGGTGGCGAATCCGGACCCGGCCGGCTTCGTCGTCCCGGCCGGCTTCGGTCAGCAGGACGTCCAGAACGCGCTCGACAAGGTCCGCATGGACGGAACCGGCAGGCTCGTCGGCGTCTACCTGCCGCCGGGCGACTACCAGACGTCGAGCAAGTTCCAGGTGTACGGCAAGCCGGTCCAGGTCGTGGGCGCCGGCCCGTGGTACACGAAGTTCCACGCGCCGGCCGCGCAGAACAACACCGACGTCGGCTTCCGCGCCGAGGCGGCCGCGAAGGGCTCGTCCTTCCGCAACTTCGCCTACTTCGGCAACTACACCTCCCGCATCGACGGGCCGGGCAAGGTCTTCGACTTCGCCAACGTCACCGACATCGAGATCGACAACATCTGGAACGAGCACATGGTCTGCCTCTACTGGGGCGCCAACACCGACCGGATCACGATCAAGAACTCGCGCATCCGCAACATGTTCGCCGACGGCATCAACATGACCAACGGCTCCACCGACAACCACGTCGTCAACAACGACGCCCGGGCGACCGGTGACGACAGCTTCGCGCTGTTCTCCGCGATCGACGCCGGCGGCGCCGACATGAAGAACAACGTCTACGAGAACCTCACGTCGACCCTGACGTGGCGCGCCGCGGGCCTCGCCGTCTACGGCGGCTACTCCAACACCTTCCGCAACATCCACATCGCCGACACCCTGGTCTACTCCGGCGTCACCATCTCCTCGCTGGACTTCGGCTACGCCATGAACGGCTTCGGAACCGAGCCGACGACCTTGGAGAACATCTCGATCGTCCGGGCCGGCGGCCACTTCTGGGGCAACCAGACCTTCCCCGGCATGTGGCTCTTCTCCGCCTCCAAGGTGTTCCAGGGCATCCGTGTGAACAACGTCGACATCGTCGACCCCACCTACAGCGGCATCATGTTCCAGACGAACTACGTCAACGGACAGCCGCAGTTCCCCATCAAGGACACCGTCTTCACGGACATCTCCATCACTGGAGCCCGCAAGAGCGGCGACGCCTGGGACGCCAAGTCCGGCTTCGGCCTCTGGGCCAACGAGATGCCCGAGGAGAAGCAAGGTCCCGCCGTCGGCGAGGTTACCTTCAACGGACTGCGGATGAACGGCAACGCCGTCGACATCCGCAACACCACCTCCACCTTCAAGATCAACATAAACCCGTAG
- a CDS encoding phosphotransferase family protein, whose amino-acid sequence MSSSSGVCTAWRGVDRTVGGKYRPPSWESALPAARCHRARDGVTRTRRPDQSCRPGSCPAGDGGTVSHRGTRSTPELAGAAALVSRHLGTGARVTDMERLTGGTFNDVYRLTLEGAEQSAAVLKISPPPSVPLMTYERDLLRTEAGFYAHGSTVEGVPLPRVLGTDFDRKSADGDRLLMTHLDGRDWHTARSTIPACERDRLRCDLGRIIGELHHVQGVGFGYPQHGTPGTGSPWRTVFLAMLSDVLHDARTYNARLPFDEDRLLRTIDQKAWLLDDVTVPTLVHFDLWDGNVLVAEREGRLEISGIIDAERAFWGDPLADLVSPALFGDISDDEAFLAGYCSARGRGFRLGDHDLGRVAMYRIYLALIVLVEGTPRGYDPDERAPLTDRATADLFAALDRLHRTVPQATGEA is encoded by the coding sequence ATGAGCTCCTCCAGCGGGGTCTGCACGGCCTGGAGAGGTGTTGACCGCACAGTGGGAGGCAAGTACCGTCCACCTAGCTGGGAGAGCGCTCTCCCTGCTGCTCGCTGCCATCGGGCTCGCGACGGCGTGACCAGAACGCGTCGACCGGACCAAAGCTGCCGCCCCGGGTCCTGCCCGGCCGGAGATGGAGGGACCGTGTCGCACCGCGGTACTCGGAGCACTCCCGAACTCGCCGGGGCTGCCGCGCTCGTCTCCCGGCACCTGGGGACGGGCGCTCGGGTCACGGACATGGAGCGCCTGACCGGGGGAACGTTCAACGACGTCTACCGGCTCACTCTCGAGGGGGCCGAGCAGAGCGCTGCGGTACTGAAGATCTCCCCGCCGCCCTCCGTACCGCTGATGACATACGAGCGTGATCTGCTGCGCACTGAAGCAGGGTTCTACGCTCACGGGTCGACGGTGGAAGGCGTCCCCCTGCCGCGTGTACTGGGCACGGACTTCGACCGGAAGTCCGCAGACGGCGACCGACTCTTGATGACCCACCTCGACGGCAGGGACTGGCACACCGCGCGCAGCACGATCCCTGCGTGTGAACGTGACAGGCTGCGCTGCGATCTCGGCAGGATCATCGGCGAACTGCACCACGTACAGGGCGTCGGCTTCGGCTATCCGCAGCACGGCACCCCGGGCACCGGCTCACCATGGCGGACCGTTTTCCTGGCCATGTTGAGCGACGTGCTGCACGACGCCCGTACCTACAACGCCCGCCTTCCGTTCGACGAGGACCGACTGCTGCGGACGATCGACCAGAAGGCCTGGCTGCTCGACGACGTCACTGTCCCCACCCTGGTCCATTTCGACCTGTGGGACGGCAATGTCCTCGTAGCAGAGCGCGAGGGTCGTCTGGAGATCAGCGGGATTATCGACGCCGAGCGGGCGTTCTGGGGAGATCCCCTGGCGGATCTGGTCTCCCCTGCCCTGTTCGGGGACATCTCGGATGACGAAGCGTTCCTCGCGGGCTACTGCTCCGCGAGGGGCCGTGGATTTCGGCTCGGTGACCATGACCTGGGTCGCGTGGCGATGTACCGGATCTACCTCGCCCTCATCGTCCTGGTCGAAGGAACGCCACGCGGCTACGACCCGGACGAGCGAGCGCCGCTCACCGACCGTGCCACAGCTGACCTGTTCGCCGCACTCGACAGACTGCATCGGACCGTCCCGCAGGCCACAGGCGAGGCGTGA
- a CDS encoding ABC transporter ATP-binding protein, giving the protein MSRTIALRDVSKRYGRESYAVERVSLTVEPGEFLVLLGPSGCGKSTVLRMIAGLEDITEGELYLDGEYANHVPPRERDIAMVFQSFALYPNMTSRANIGFPLRLRDPATDHEPQIEATARMLAIEDLLDRYPGQLSGGERQRVAMGRALSRHPSVFLMDEPLSSLDAKLRGHLRAEIARLTEELGVTTVYVTHDQAEVMSLGHRVAVMRGGVLQQVSSPRDAYALPSNVFVAAFIGTPRISLLEAVVHAPLDAGMSLDLGGQRLALPEPLSIDHQLLRIQQGRPVVVGLRSETVRIAPPSQARPGEVAMRGIVEHVEYQGHEALVHVNTGSRPAVVADLESARPPAAPGHRRRPHGNSLGPLGRRVMGRLSGAVATLEPPQSSSAGDAGVDPDRRGVRSDLVVRTGPQVRVRAGAQVPLLVDLAQLYVFDHAGRRICPAPDGLPDLEE; this is encoded by the coding sequence ATGAGTCGTACCATCGCGTTGCGTGATGTCAGCAAGAGATACGGGCGGGAGTCCTACGCCGTGGAGCGTGTCTCCCTCACCGTCGAGCCGGGGGAGTTCCTGGTCCTGCTGGGGCCTTCGGGATGTGGCAAGTCCACGGTCCTGCGGATGATCGCGGGCCTGGAGGACATCACCGAGGGCGAGTTGTACCTGGACGGCGAGTACGCCAACCACGTTCCGCCCCGTGAGCGGGACATCGCGATGGTGTTCCAGAGTTTCGCCCTGTACCCGAACATGACGAGCCGGGCGAACATCGGCTTCCCGCTGCGGCTGCGGGATCCCGCGACGGACCATGAGCCGCAGATCGAGGCGACCGCGCGCATGCTCGCCATCGAGGATCTGCTCGACCGGTACCCGGGGCAGCTCTCCGGCGGCGAACGGCAGCGCGTCGCGATGGGCAGGGCGCTCTCCCGTCATCCCTCCGTCTTCCTGATGGACGAACCGCTGTCCAGTCTCGACGCGAAACTGCGGGGACACCTGCGGGCCGAGATCGCCCGGCTGACCGAGGAGCTCGGCGTCACCACGGTCTACGTGACGCACGACCAGGCCGAGGTCATGTCGCTCGGGCACCGGGTGGCGGTCATGCGGGGCGGGGTCCTGCAACAGGTCAGCTCGCCCCGGGACGCTTACGCGCTGCCGTCGAACGTGTTCGTCGCCGCGTTCATCGGGACGCCCCGGATCAGTCTGCTGGAGGCCGTCGTGCACGCGCCGCTCGACGCGGGCATGTCGCTCGACCTCGGCGGGCAGCGGCTCGCCCTGCCCGAGCCCCTCAGCATCGACCATCAACTGCTCCGCATCCAGCAGGGCCGCCCGGTCGTCGTGGGCCTGCGCTCAGAGACGGTTCGGATCGCACCGCCGAGCCAGGCGCGGCCGGGAGAAGTGGCGATGAGGGGCATCGTCGAGCACGTGGAGTACCAGGGGCACGAAGCGCTGGTGCACGTGAACACCGGGTCGCGTCCCGCGGTGGTGGCCGACCTGGAGTCGGCCCGGCCCCCGGCCGCCCCCGGGCACCGCCGCAGACCCCACGGAAACAGCCTCGGTCCGCTCGGCAGGCGCGTGATGGGCAGGCTGTCCGGGGCGGTGGCCACCCTGGAACCGCCGCAGTCGTCCTCCGCGGGTGACGCGGGCGTCGATCCCGATCGGCGTGGGGTACGCAGCGATCTCGTCGTGCGTACGGGGCCTCAGGTGCGCGTGCGCGCGGGAGCCCAGGTCCCCCTGCTGGTCGACCTGGCGCAGCTCTACGTGTTCGATCACGCCGGCCGGAGGATCTGCCCGGCGCCCGACGGGCTTCCCGATCTGGAGGAGTGA
- a CDS encoding ROK family protein, translating into MRARSGRTVRDLRRESRTAVLQRLYLDGPLSRFSLGPVTGLSSGSVSNVVSDLIAEGLVEEAGSVDSKGGRPRTLLRISPHSGYVIGVDVGETRVRVELFDLALTELARAEKPLRPGGPRRIDRYDVDIVVGHLREGITEVLDTAGIPPERLLGVGIGVPGIVARTPEDGAVVHGQTIGWDAVPLERLLRDARLLPPAVPYYIDNGAKTLGQAEMWFGAGRGAQSAVVVLFGSGVGACVVTDDMPTGRAVEWGHMTVRVRGRRCRCGAQGCLEAYAGSEALLERWAEAGGRLPADADEETALTALLAAAYPSPGPDGSSPDPDMTALAVLEETAEYLGAGFADLINLFQPERILVGGWAGLQLGPRFLQSVRTYATSYALAHPAAHVRIDLGTFGPDAVTVGAGTLPLADFFARGGQQRRIEAEEPLPAWQRTLRQRAAQ; encoded by the coding sequence GTGCGAGCACGCAGCGGCCGAACGGTACGTGACCTGCGACGAGAGAGCCGGACAGCCGTATTGCAACGGTTGTATCTCGATGGGCCTTTGAGCCGCTTCTCGCTGGGCCCCGTCACGGGACTGAGCTCCGGATCCGTCAGCAACGTGGTGTCGGATCTGATCGCCGAAGGCCTGGTGGAGGAGGCAGGCAGCGTCGACTCCAAAGGCGGGCGTCCACGGACACTGCTGCGCATCAGCCCCCACAGCGGATACGTGATCGGCGTGGACGTGGGCGAGACGCGGGTACGGGTGGAACTCTTCGACCTCGCTCTCACCGAACTGGCACGCGCAGAGAAACCTCTCAGACCGGGAGGGCCGCGCCGCATCGACCGATACGACGTCGACATCGTCGTCGGACACCTCCGCGAAGGCATCACCGAGGTCCTCGACACGGCCGGCATCCCGCCGGAGCGCCTGCTCGGCGTCGGCATCGGCGTTCCCGGCATCGTCGCCCGCACACCCGAGGACGGCGCCGTCGTGCACGGACAGACCATCGGCTGGGACGCCGTGCCACTGGAACGGCTGTTGCGCGACGCCCGCCTGCTGCCACCGGCCGTCCCGTACTACATCGACAACGGAGCCAAGACGCTCGGCCAGGCCGAGATGTGGTTCGGAGCCGGCCGCGGCGCGCAGAGCGCCGTCGTCGTCCTGTTCGGCTCCGGCGTCGGCGCCTGCGTGGTCACCGACGACATGCCGACCGGCCGTGCCGTGGAATGGGGGCACATGACCGTACGGGTCCGGGGACGCCGCTGTCGGTGCGGCGCCCAGGGCTGCCTCGAGGCCTACGCCGGATCGGAGGCGCTCCTGGAACGCTGGGCGGAGGCGGGCGGACGCCTGCCCGCCGACGCGGACGAGGAGACGGCTCTCACCGCGTTGCTCGCCGCCGCCTATCCCTCCCCCGGCCCCGACGGCAGCTCGCCCGACCCCGACATGACGGCTCTGGCCGTCCTGGAGGAGACCGCCGAGTACCTCGGGGCCGGCTTCGCCGACCTCATCAACCTCTTCCAGCCCGAACGCATCCTCGTCGGCGGCTGGGCAGGCCTCCAACTCGGCCCCCGCTTCCTCCAGTCGGTACGGACCTACGCCACCTCGTACGCCCTGGCCCACCCCGCCGCGCACGTCCGCATCGACCTGGGCACCTTCGGTCCGGACGCCGTCACCGTCGGGGCGGGAACCCTTCCTCTCGCCGACTTCTTCGCACGCGGCGGCCAACAGAGAAGGATCGAAGCCGAGGAACCGCTCCCGGCATGGCAGAGAACGCTGCGACAACGCGCGGCGCAGTGA
- a CDS encoding ABC transporter substrate-binding protein, giving the protein MRRVRAAAVGAVTLSLVLSAAACGGGSNGGGSNEQPKTLTYWASNQGASIEVDKKVLQPELDKFEKETGIKVKLEVVPWGDLLNRILTATTSGQGPDVLNIGNTWSASLQSTGALLPWDAKNFEAIGGKDRFIDSALGSTGVQAQDPAAVPLYSMTYALYYNKKMFKDAGITKPPTTWDELIATGKKLTKGDKAAIGVEGSNLSNNIHQVFVLGKQHGADFFSPDGKADFTSDGAVAAVKQYVDLMAAHKIVAPGNAEYAQNQSLSDFAKNKTAMVLWQTASATFKAQGMNEDEWGVAPAPVPSGKPGTGKQTNSMVAGINMAVFKNTKNMDGALKFVKFMTSDEEQVVLNKAYGSIPPVKTAQQDPTFSGPALTVLRETLSTSATALPQVPEESQFETVVGTAVKELFADAAAGRPVTTESVRAKLEKAQQQMPKK; this is encoded by the coding sequence ATGCGCAGAGTCAGAGCCGCAGCCGTCGGCGCCGTCACCCTCTCTCTCGTCCTCTCCGCCGCCGCGTGCGGCGGCGGGTCCAACGGCGGCGGCTCCAACGAGCAGCCCAAGACGCTCACCTACTGGGCGTCCAACCAGGGTGCGAGCATCGAGGTCGACAAGAAGGTCCTGCAGCCCGAGCTCGACAAGTTCGAGAAGGAGACGGGCATCAAGGTGAAGCTGGAGGTCGTGCCCTGGGGCGACCTGCTCAACCGGATCCTCACCGCGACCACGTCGGGTCAGGGCCCCGACGTCCTCAACATCGGCAACACGTGGAGTGCCTCGTTGCAGTCCACCGGGGCGCTGCTGCCGTGGGACGCGAAGAACTTCGAGGCCATCGGCGGCAAGGACCGCTTCATCGACTCCGCTCTCGGCTCCACCGGCGTTCAGGCGCAGGACCCCGCCGCCGTCCCGCTCTACTCCATGACCTACGCGCTCTACTACAACAAGAAGATGTTCAAGGACGCCGGCATCACCAAGCCGCCGACCACCTGGGACGAGCTGATCGCCACCGGCAAGAAGCTGACGAAGGGCGACAAGGCCGCCATCGGCGTCGAGGGCTCCAACCTCTCCAACAACATCCACCAGGTCTTCGTCCTCGGCAAGCAGCACGGCGCCGACTTCTTCTCCCCCGACGGCAAGGCCGACTTCACCTCCGACGGAGCCGTCGCCGCCGTCAAGCAGTACGTCGACCTCATGGCCGCGCACAAGATCGTCGCCCCCGGCAACGCTGAATACGCCCAGAACCAGTCCCTCAGCGACTTCGCCAAGAACAAGACCGCGATGGTCCTGTGGCAGACCGCGTCCGCCACGTTCAAGGCGCAGGGCATGAACGAGGACGAGTGGGGTGTGGCTCCCGCCCCGGTCCCCTCCGGCAAGCCCGGGACGGGCAAGCAGACCAACTCGATGGTCGCCGGCATCAACATGGCCGTCTTCAAGAACACGAAGAACATGGACGGAGCGCTGAAGTTCGTGAAGTTCATGACCAGCGACGAGGAGCAGGTCGTCCTCAACAAGGCCTACGGGTCGATCCCGCCGGTCAAGACCGCCCAGCAGGACCCCACGTTCAGCGGCCCCGCCCTGACGGTCCTTCGTGAAACCCTCTCCACCAGCGCCACCGCCCTGCCGCAGGTCCCCGAGGAGTCGCAGTTCGAGACGGTCGTCGGAACCGCGGTCAAGGAGCTGTTCGCCGACGCGGCTGCGGGCCGGCCGGTCACCACGGAGTCCGTGCGGGCCAAGCTCGAAAAGGCCCAGCAGCAGATGCCCAAGAAGTAG